ACACTTTCTTATTGTGTTCATTTGTTGGGGACATTAAGAAACTGGTCTGAGAAGGATTTACACTCAGGGAGCTCCCTCGTGATCTACAACCCACGGCTCCGCTCGACATGCTCTCACTTTTCTATATGCAGAGTTGGGTCACAGGCTTTTACCTGAACCCAAATTAACTTTGGTAAGAAAAACTCACAGGTTATTCGATAAAACTTAGTGGGAAGGCTGATACTAAACCACAGGGGTTCTGAACATACAGCGCTCATGGAAACAAGTGCTAGCACGTCATAATAATGTTACTCATGACAAATCTTAAGGGACAAGCGTGTACGTGTTGTGATAGATGTCCTTTAAATACAGGCTGAAATAAACGCAGTGAATAGAGGAGGTGCATTTAGTAAGTATTGCCCTAGGGCTTTTTGTTTGGCCACCATGTGGATCCATCACAGGGCTAACCTGTCGGGCTACAAATGCCTAACCATAATAAACCGGGAGCCATTAGCCTAACACAATAATCCTTGTAGGAGGAAGATGAGGTAGAGGGGATATAAATTCCCTGCCTGACCTGTTTATAGGTAGCAGAATGTAGCCGGATTTGCCCCTGTGCGCTGTGGATTGTCTGGAGGATGTTACTTTAAACACGTAGGGTAAAATGTGACAGGGCTAGAAGGAGATACTTAATATTTACGTCATAGGATGGTACAGAGACTGGAATATTTTCCATGCATTTTGCATTAAATGAGGTTTCTGCCCCCGAAAAAAGCAGTGACAATGCTGATGCTGTAACCACTAAGGCAGCCTAATAAATTGCCCTTTTTGTACAATGGTTCCTATGGCAACTGCTGCTTATCACTGTAACCCTGCAGTGCTTCTTATTTTCTACCATGGTAATTGCACAGTCTTAGCACCACCTGCTGTGAAATACGAGTGCTGTCTTTCTGTCCGCTGTAGGGTATCAAAAAGCAGTTCGATGAGGTGATCAGAGCTAATATTGGTGACGCGCATGCAGTGggacagcagccaatcacattccTCCGACAGGTAAAAACGGTTGTAGTGTTTTGCAGGCGGGTCTGTACAGCGTGTGTTTGCTGATGGATGCTTGTATGTGGAGTGAGTACAGGACTGTCATTAAGGTTGTTTTGGGTGTTGCGGGATCTTTGCCGTTGCTCGTGTTTCAGCTCATTGCTCTATCCGTGTCCCCAGGTGGTGGCTCTTTGCACATACCCGGACCTCTTGGATAATCCAAGCTTTCCTAATGATGCAAAGTCCAGAGCAATGCGAATCCTGCAGTCGTGCGGCGGAAAAAGCCTGGGTGAGAATCATTAAGCCGGTGGGGTCACGGCCACATTATGTATCACGAGACTGAGTTAGTGAAAGAACGAGCCCACCATGTCTGGCTCATCACACCCAAGTCGTAAGAGACAGAGTATCGAAGCAGGCATCCAGGGTCACTCCAGCCTGTTTAATGTGCGCTGTGTCATATGTGTGGAAAGGGGCCATGCAGAGTTATGGGTTGTTACCCATGTGTACTAAGGACCCTCACCAATTATGAGtggtttaaacaaaaaaataagcacTTTCCATATTTCTGACCAGAATAGTAGAATTCCTACTTATGGTATTTTTGAATTTCCTTACTTAACTCATGTGGAATGGGTTTATTTATGACCCTCCTCCAGTATTTCGTGCAACTGATTCTTAACTTAACAGCGTTTTGGCAGATGGGCGCCTGTCTGCATGAAGAAGCTGCTTTTGTTGTTCCTGGTGGTGATTTCACCTTCTcgtaaaacatataattacaaTTTGTAACGGTCAACCCATGTTCTGCTCTTGGACCATAACAAATCCCTCTGTCAGTAATAGCCGAGTTCTCCCAGTGGGTTTGTCCAAATTTATCAAGCACAAGGATGCGGCCATTATTATTGGCTTGAGTGAAAAATACCTATCCCTGAGCACTATACCTGATGGTCTTGTCATGTAGGATCCTACAGCGCCAGCCAAGGAGTGAGTTGTATCCTTGAAGACGTGGCCCAATATATCATAAGGCGAGATGGAGGCATTCCTGCTGACCCGGATAATATCTATCTAACCACAGGAGCTAGCGATGGTATCATAGTAAGTCTTGGGACCACCCAGCCGTTCCTAATGGACTTTGATTGGTTTATATTGATTGGTTGTTGTCATCATATGATGCCCATCTCAAGTTAAGTGTGTGGTGCCTGGCTGATGGTGCCTGGCTGATGGTCCATTTGGTTTGTTCAGAGTATCCTGAAGATCCTTGTGTCTGGAGAAGGTCAGTCTCGAACCGGATTCATGATTCCCATCCCTCAGTTTCCTCTGTATTCAGCAGCCATCTCTGAGCTAGATGCCACCCAGGTCAACTACTACCTGGATGAGGAGAACTGCTGGGCAGTAGATGTCAAAGAGCTGCGaagagcgctgtacaaaggcAGGGAGTACTGTAACCCCAAGGTCCTGTGCGTCATCAACCCGGGAAACCCAACAGGTCTGTCCACCATGCATACTACTGGTGTCTGGCACGGGATCGTCAATAACAACTCTAGACAACCTCCTACTAACTAATGCTGTTCAGCAAGTTGGCATGACCTCATCATACTTACTGGGCCGTACTTATTGTGGATTCTCACAGCAGTCAGTCATTCCTCCGTTTTTAGGGCAGGTACACAGCAGACGTTGCATAGAAGAGGTGATCCACTTTGCGTTTGAGGAGGGCCTTTTCCTTCTGGCAGACGAGGTATGGAAAGTTATCCGTTGCCTTCTCAGAGGGTCTTTAACATGGCTGCTTTTGaaactgttttttgtttcttattttgcaGGTTTATCAGGACAACATATATCCCGGGAACTGCAAGTTTCATTCATTTAAGAAAGTTCTCTATGAAATGGGCCCAGAGTACTCAAGCAATGTGGAGCTTGCCTCTTTCCACTCAGCCTCGAAAGGATTTGTGAGCGAGTAGGTTCCTAGGGATAGACCTAGTGATAACACCACAATGCTTTTCAAAGGAGTAGAAAGAAGACAGCTTTTTGTGTGCTCTGTGGCTTCTTGGACACTGCATACCTGTGTTCTTTAGCACTCCTGGGGTTATTTGCAGACGTGCTCAGCTGTAACCCGCTCTTTCTTTTTGTCCAGGTGCGGTTATAGAGGGGGTTACATGGAGGTGCTGAATCTACAAGCTGATGTTAAAGCACAGCTCATTAAAATGCTCTCTGTCCGGCTGTGCCCTCCATTGTTAGGTCAGGCAGCCATGGATGTGGTTGTGAACCCACCAAAACCCGAAGAAGAGTCCCATCAGCAGTTTATGAGGGTACGGCTCTGATGGACTGAGAGGCTAAGCCCTGGAAAGTGACTCGTGTAACAAAATGATTGCATCGgtattatttttaatccatGTCTGCAGGAAAAGGAAGCTGTCCTGTCCAGTCTTGCTCTAAAAGCCAAACTGACGGAGGAACTGTTAAACCAAGTGCCAGGCATCCAGTGTAACCCCCTGCAGGGCGCCATGTATGCCTTCCCCCGTATCCTCATCCCAGATAAAGCTAGACAGCAGGCCGAGGTCAGTGGAACCAGATAATCCAGTCTTCAGAAAATGCGTAAAGTAACTTCATTTTACGCTTCAAAACGTAGGTCTTTCTTCATGTAAGGAATACTAATATTGACTGATGTCATATCTTACCAGGACCTTCAGGTGGCCCCTGATATGTTTTACTGTATGAAGCTACTCAAAGAAACTGGTGTTTGTGTTGTTCCTGGTAGTGGATTTGGACAGAAGGAAGGAACCTATCACTTTAGGTACCATAcgctataaaaaacaaaaatatatatatatatatatatgatataatctCCTTAGTGTCCTGTTTATTCTGTGGGGCCTGTGCTTGTACAAACCTTCAGCTCATGTGCCTTTCGGTATTTAGTTACACGTTTTAAAGCAGCATCAAtgggtttttttggtttcttttgctTCCAGAATGACAAttctcccagcagaagacaaACTGAAGACTCTGTTACAGAAAGTGAAAGATTTCCACATCAAATTTCTTGCTGAATACTCATAGTGATGCTGGTGTACCAAAGGTTTCAGGACTGCTGTCATTTGCAGAGccgcaaagggttaatcagGGTAATACAGTCTTAGCAGACCAGAGAATTTTTGGGTACAAATAGCTGGGCAAATTTGCACAAACTGTCCAGATTATGTGTCTTTCccaatatgtttcattttttttacttcttaatTCCACGATTCTCCTGCCACATACCAGGGCATCTGTTGTTGGTGATGTTGAATGTGAATGACAATGCATAGACTCAGCAATCCCTCGCAGGTAACTCTGTCATGTTCTCCTAAATTCTGATTGCTGGCTGTTTAGCCACTAATCTCAACCAATTCACACTAAGCGTGAATCAGGTGAGATCTGTCATCAGCGCcaccttataacccattatatcttTTGCAGCTCAGTGCTGCCACCTGCTGTTACCTGGCAAAACTGCAAGACAAGCTGGCtggctctgtgtgtgtgtgcgcagaGCTGGGCTAAAAGTTGTGCTCTTTAGTGCCACGCTGGGACCACCGTACGTTAAAAAGTGGTATCTTTGCCAGAACCCCCTACGTTACCTGTATGAGATGTATGAATGTGTTCACTGTTAACAATGGCTCCAGATTTGTCCATGGAAATTCATTTAAACGTAACCTACTCTTTGGCACTGTAGCACACACGCCTGAAGGATGACTTAAATCCATAATTACTCAATGTTCTAGTTAAGTATTTGTATATGGTGGTGATTTGCGGTGTCATTTCTGTAGCAaaactttagatttttttaattaatggtcTTTTCTTGATCCTGGGGAGTGACTGTATATGAGAAATGTGctaattacattacattcatttataaagcTCCAGGCATTTACACAGCACTGTTACAGTAAGTATAACAATATAGAAACCCATACAATAATACACTGgttcaaaggagaagagggccctgctctcgggagtttacaatctagttgagtgggaagtgagacaataggagaggaaagcttggatggggatgaatCGATCTGGTTCCAGTGCTGTGTTGAAGCTGTTCATATGTCTTGATTGTGATGTTGGGAGTGacgggaaggaatgttgtacccTTCCCTGAAAAGGATGGCACCAAATTTAACTATTTGAGagcagcagggtatggagacaTGCAGGATACAGACATACCAGGTggtaaacagcaggaaatgagggGTTCAGGGGAAAGGTGCAAGTCATACTAGGTAGAAAATAGGgataaacagcaggaaatgagggGCTTAGGTGAAAGGTGTGATGTCATAccgggtggaaaacaggggtaaacagcaggaaatgagggGTTCAGGTGAAAGGTGATAGTCTTACTGGATGAAAACAGGGGTAACCGCAGGAAATGAGGGGCTCAGGTGAAAGGTGCGAGTCATACCAGATAGAAAACAGGTAACAGCAGGAAATTAGGGGTTCAGGTGAAAGGTGTGAGTCATATCAGGTGTAAAGCAGGggtaaacagcaggaaatgagggGTTCAGGTGAAAGGTGTGAGTCATACCAGGTGTAAAGCAGGggtaaacagcaggaaatgaggggttcaggtgaaaggtgtaagtcataccaggtggaaaacaggggtaacagcaggaaatgagggGTTCAGGTGAAAGGTGAGCCATACCAGGTGGAAAACCAGGGTGACAGCAGGAAATGAGGGGCTCAGGTGAAAGGTGTGATCATCTTAccgggtggaaaacaggggtaaacagcaggaaatgaggggttcaggtgaaaggtgtgagtcataccaggtggaaaacaggggtaagaGCAGGAAATGAGGGGGGTTCAGGTGAAAGGTGTGATAGTCATACCAGGTaaaaaacaggggtaacagcaggaaatgagggACTCAGGTGAAAGGTGTGTCATACCGGGTGGAAACCCAGGGTGACAGCAGGAAATGAAGGGTTCAGGTGAAAGGTGTGAGTCATActgggtggaaaacaggggtaacagcaggaaatgagggGTTCATGTGAAAGGTGCAAGTCATATAGGGTGTAAAACAggtaacagcaggaaatgaggggttcaggtgaaaggtgtgagtcataccaggtggaaaacaggggtaaacagcaggaaatgaggggttcaggtgaaaggtgtgagtcataccaggtggaaaacCGGGGTAAGAGCAGGAAATGAGGGGCTCAGGTGAAAGGTGTGAGTCATACagggtggaaaacaggggtaacaacAGGAAATGAGGGGTTCAGGTGAAAGGTGTGAGTCATACCAGGTGGAAACAGGGGTAATAGCAGGAAATGAGGGGTTCAGGTGAAGTGTGATAGTCTTACTGGatgaaaacaggggtaacagcaggaaatgagggGCTCAGGTGAAAGGTGCGAGTCATACCAGGTAGAAAACAGGTAACAGCAGGAAAATAGGGGTTCAGGTGAAAGGTGTGAGTCATACCAGATGTAAAGCAGGggtaaacagcaggaaatgagggGTTCAGGTGAAAGGTGTGAGTCATActgggtggaaaacaggggtaagaGCAGGGAATGAGGGGTTCAGGTGAAAGGTGTGAGTCATATAGGGTGTAAAACAggtaacagcaggaaatggggGGCTCAGGTGAAAGGTGTGAGTCATACTGGGTGGAGAACAGGGGTAAACAGCAGGAAATTAGGGGTTCAGGCAAAAGGTGTGAGTCATACCAGTTGGAAAACAAGGGTAAACAGCAGGAAGTGAGGGGTTCAGGTGAAAAGTGTGATAGTCTTACTGGatgaaaacaggggtaacagcaggaaatgagggGCTCAGGTGAAAGGTGTGAGTCATACCAGGTAGAAAACAGGTAACAACAGGAAATAAAGGGTTCAGGTGAAAGGTGTGAGtcataccaggtggaaaacaggggtaacaggaGGAAATGAGGGGTTCAGGTGAAAGGTGAGCCATACCGGATGGAAAACCAGGGTGACAGCAGGAAATGAGGGGTTCAGGTGAAAGGTGTGAGTCATACCaagtggaaaacaggggtaacagcaggaaatgaggggttcaggtgaaaggtaagtcataccaggtggaaaacCGGGGTGACAGCAGGAAATTAGTTCAGGTGAAAGGTGTTTGtcataccaggtggaaaacaggtgtaacagcaggaaatgagggGCTCAGATGAAAGGTGTGAGTCATACagggtggaaaacaggggtaaaaGCAGGAAATGAGGGGCTCAGGTGAAAAGTGTGATAGTCTTACTGGATGAAAAAGAGGggtaacagcagaaaaaaagggtTCAGGTGAAAGGTGTGATAGTCATACCTGTAAGAAGAGGATATTGGTGATTACCAGAGGAGTAgctggatgaaagcatgaagaccagggatggatgtctggatagtCCAGTTTAACTTTAACCCCACTGTTTTGTGAATACTTGTACCACATGCATATGGAAGGTGTACATGGTTGGCAGCTGGTGATAATGTTGGGATGTAAAATGACAGAATTatacattacaaataaatatatcacaatatACTGTTTCAGTGGGCTTATGTTTATTACAGTAGCCATGCTGTAATGAGCACCGCAGCATCAGGTGCACAGATAAACAGTTTTGGTCTGATCACACAATCTGGTAATACAAACCATGCTCTCTTTTGGCAAAGCCCCGGCTCTCATTGCCGGTACAGGAGACATTACAAAGAACTAGCTTCAGGTTGTTGGCTGTGAGACAAGCATTGGTGTATTCAGCCTATGTGGGAGATATTTGCCCCACTTGAGAACCAGTGGATGACATCAAGATACAAGCTTCCAAAATGCAGAAAGACATAAGGAACAAGAGTGGTCCAGTGCCAAAACATAACATAAGGCTATAGCCATAATACTGCACGCAGCAAGATACAAAGCAAGAAAAGCAAGCATAAGACAGTCAAGCCTGCAAACATACAGTCTACCAGAAAAGGACACGGGACAAGGAGAGATACAGGCAGAGGCTAGCCGGTGGACACATCCGGAGTCCAGCACAACCCACGAGGCTGAACAGCTAGACTCCCACCCAACCCTGCCAGGCAGAAATGGAGGACCAGGGACATCCACctagaaaaggagaaaagaaaaaatagtgcTACAAAAGCAAAGCAATAAAACAATCCAGGCTGTGTGCCGTTTGCTCAATGCCAGTAATAAGTCAGCACAAGCCACACACCCATGAAAAGCACTGCAACAAAGTATACATGTAATTATGAAGTCAATACATGCAAGTGGTCTCATTACCATAACCAAAAGATCTTTGTGATACACAATTCCACTCACCAGCATTGGCGGTTTCTCCCTCCTTCCAGCAGACTCTATCTCTCCACCTACCTGTTAACCATACACGCTGATCTGAACCCTCGCAGAGCTCCGGTTATCCAGCCGAAAGCACTGCACCACGCACTCTCATGACCGCATGCAAAAGAAGTACAAGCCGAGATTAATCCTTTATAGCTAAGCAGTCACTGGGCGAGGCCTGCTGGCCCCGCCCCCACTGGCTCTAATGAACAGGTGCCAGTGCTTGTGATCAGCTGGCCACGCCTCCGCTGGCTCTAGCGAACAGGTGCCATTGGTTGTGCTCAGCTGACTCCGCCCCCGCTTGCCCTAGTGAACAGGTGCCAGTGGTTGTGATCAGCTGGCCCCGCCCACCGCTTGCGCTAGTGAACAGGTGCCCGTGGTTATGATCAGCTGGCTCCGCCccgctgtatatatatagtgcccaGGCGTGGCCCGCTCTTTTAGTGTGGAAGAATGCCTCCCAAGAGAAACAGAAAGCGTGTTGGCTCCAGGGGCCAGGAGAGCGGAGACTCCGGCGTGGGCATGATGGAGAGGACTGAGGCTTTGCGGGAGGTGAAGAAAGAGAAGTTCCTTCTCTTCATGCGGGACTTTATGCAGCAAAGTGAGTGTGTCTATCTGGTGCAGTTGGGAGGCTAATGTGTGGGGTGCCTGGTGCTCTTGATAGTTGGGGTGCTAATGGTGGGGCCTGGTGCCCGTGGTAGCTGGGGTGCTAATGGGGGGCCTGGTGCCCGTGGTAGTTGGGGTACTATTGGGGGGGCCTGGTGCCCGTGGTAGTTGGGGTGCCTATTGGGGGGGCCGTGGTGCCCGTGGTAGTTGGGGTGCTAATGGGGGGGGCCTGGTGCCTGTGGTAGTTGGGGTGCTAATGGGGGGGCCTGGTGCCTGTGGTAGTTGGGGTGCTAATGGGGGGGGCTGGTGCCTGTGGTAGTTGGGGTGCTAATGGGGGGCCTAGTGCACGTGGTAGTTGGGGTGCTAATGGGGGGGCCTGGTGCCTGTGGTAGTTGGGGTGCTAATGGGGGGCCTGTTGCCTGTGGTAGTTGGGGTGCTAATGGGGGGGTCTGGTGCCTGTGGTAGTTGGGGTGCTAATGGGGGGGTCTGGTAGCTGGGGTGCCAATGGGGGGGTCTGGTGCCTGTGGTAGTTGAGGTGCCAATGGGGGGTGCCTGGTGCCTTTGGTAGTTGGGGTGCTAATGGGGGGCTGGTGCCTGTGGTAGTTGGGGTGCTAATGGGGGGCCTGGTGCTTGTGGTAGTTGGGGGGCCTGGTGCCTGTGGTAGTTTGGGTGCTAATGGGGGGGCCTGGTGCCTGTGGTAGTTGGGCTGCTAATGGGGGGGCTTGGTGCCTGTGGTAGTTGGGGTGCTAATGGGGGGGCCTGGTGCCTGTGGTAGTTGGGGTGCTAATGGGGGGGCCTGGTGCCTGTGGTAGTTGGGGTGCTAATGGGGGGGCCTGGTGCCTGTGGTAGTTGGGGTGCTAATGGGAGGGGGCCTGGTGCCCCTGGTAGTTGGGGTGCTAATGGGGggacactgtttttgcagcatgcttacacctgtttggtaggccttgtattatacatttgtatttgagcctgtgactagcttagcgcaccgacattttttcttttccctgtttgcacatatttgaggttgttggctcctcattagtctggttgcagcttgctgtccaggggttaatagggaggaggtttaattgcccctcccccaacacattaataaggttttggtagccgtataaactgctttgtgtgtccactatgtaggaggtgagagtcggttctcaccctattgagtgtgccttgacgtggcgggtgagcttaattatgctttggccaattcatataaccaaaacctctcatttattttgtttatatatttgttgccaactttattagggtaagaagtgcagacagtttttgttttttgtatacattgtgcagccaatacactgtttttgcagcatgcttacacctgtttggtaggccttgtattatacatttgttttatttgagcctgtgactagcttagtgcactgacattttttcttttccctgtgcTAATGGGCGGCCTGGTGCCCTTGGTAGTTGGTGTGCTAATGGGGGGGGCTGGTGCTCCCCAGGAGTTGGGGAGGGGGTTAAATGTGTGGTTACCTGTACTGTGTCCTATATTGGGATGCTTTTTATAGCATCTGCTCCAGGGCTGCCTGGTTTGAGGGGTTAACTCCCAGTAATAGACCTCTTTAGACTGGGGTTCTTGGCACAGCTCTTGCAAATTAAGCAGCAGACTCTATTATATTCCAGCATTCCCTGGTTAATGCTTTGCATATGTGTATTGGTGGGTTGGGGGTGCTTATTTCTTATATTGGTCTAACTCAGTAAGGTGGACAGTCTGATGGAGACTTATTGCTTATGGTGGAGTGACTGGCACCTGGAGTCACTTATCACTTAATTGTTTGTCTCCTAGACTGTGCCCTTACATAGTCTGTTTctatattatttctatataagTGTTA
The nucleotide sequence above comes from Spea bombifrons isolate aSpeBom1 chromosome 10, aSpeBom1.2.pri, whole genome shotgun sequence. Encoded proteins:
- the GPT2 gene encoding alanine aminotransferase 2: MSRFSLYSTAAEVSEFRRCNEKSRGKILTMQSMNPVVRAIENAVLGPTVEKAGGIERELRRGIKKQFDEVIRANIGDAHAVGQQPITFLRQVVALCTYPDLLDNPSFPNDAKSRAMRILQSCGGKSLGSYSASQGVSCILEDVAQYIIRRDGGIPADPDNIYLTTGASDGIISILKILVSGEGQSRTGFMIPIPQFPLYSAAISELDATQVNYYLDEENCWAVDVKELRRALYKGREYCNPKVLCVINPGNPTGQVHSRRCIEEVIHFAFEEGLFLLADEVYQDNIYPGNCKFHSFKKVLYEMGPEYSSNVELASFHSASKGFVSECGYRGGYMEVLNLQADVKAQLIKMLSVRLCPPLLGQAAMDVVVNPPKPEEESHQQFMREKEAVLSSLALKAKLTEELLNQVPGIQCNPLQGAMYAFPRILIPDKARQQAEDLQVAPDMFYCMKLLKETGVCVVPGSGFGQKEGTYHFRMTILPAEDKLKTLLQKVKDFHIKFLAEYS